The genomic DNA GACGATCACCAGCGCCGCGACCCGTTCATGGAGGGCGAGGAGCCCGGCCATGCCCCATTCGCAGAGAATGTCCGGCATGGGTCTCCCTTGCTTCCGCCGCCCCCGCCTGCCGGGGCCAGCAGCATTCCACCATCTCTCGCCCAAACGGGCGAGCGGTGGTAACTGCGCCCCATCATGGCCTCCCAGCTTCAGCCCGCCCGCGGCACGCGCGACCTCATCGGCGAGGATTTCGCCCGGCACCACCATGTCATCGCCACCGCGCGGCGCGTCGCGTCGCTCTACGGCTTCGAGGAATGGGCGACGCCCGTCTTCGAGGACACTCGGGTCTTCTCGCGCTCGCTGGGCGAGACCTCGGATGTCGTCTCGAAGGAGATGTACACCTTCCCGGACCGGGGCGGGGAAAGCCTGACGCTGCGGCCCGAAGGCACGGCGGGCGTCTGCCGCGCCCTGGTCTCGAACGGGCTGACCCAGGGCAACCTGCCGCGCAAGGTCTTCTATGCCGGGCCGATGTTCCGCTACGAGCGGCCGCAGAAGGGCCGCTACCGGCAATTCCACCAGATCGGCCTGGAAATCCTGGGCGCGGCGGAGCCGCTCTCGGATGCCGAGGCCATCGCCTGCGGCTGGCACATCCAGCAGGAACTGGGCATCGCCGAGGGCACGGTACTGGAGATCAACACGCTGGGCGACGCGCCATCGCGCGACGCGCACCGTGCGGCGCTGGTGTCCTATTTCACCGAGCGGAAGGAGAGCCTTTCCGCCGACAGCCTGGTGCGGCTGGAGAAGAACCCGCTCCGCATCCTCGACAGCAAGGACGCGGGCGACAAGGCGCTGGTGGCCGATGCGCCCTCGATCCACGACCACCTGACCGAGGCGGCGCGGGCGCATTACGACGCGGTGCGGCGCTACCTGGACGGGTTCGGCGTGCCCTACCGGGTCAATCCGAACATCGTGCGGGGGCTGGACTACTACAGCCACACCGCCTTCGAGTTCGTGACGGAGCGGCTGGGCGCCCAGGGCACAGTGATGGCCGGCGGCCGCTATGACGGGCTGGTCGAGGAGATGGGCGGGCCGCACACCCCCTCGGTCGGCTGGGCGGCGGGGATCGAGCGGCTGTCCATGCTGATGGAGGGCGCCCCCGAGGCGCCGCGCCCGGTGGCGGTGATCCCCGTGGGCGAGGCGGCCGAGGCAGCGGCGATCGCGGCGGTGCAGTCGCTGCGCCGGAGCGGGCTGGTCGCGGAGATCGCCTACAAGGGCAACACCAAGCGCCGCATGGAGCGGGCCAACAAGCTGAAGGCGCGCGCCGCCGTGCTGATCGGCGAGGAGGAGCTGGCGCGCGGCGTGGCACAGGTGAAGGACCTCGATGCCGGCACGCAGCGGGAGGTGCCGCTGGATGCGCTGGCCGCCGCGCTGCTGGAGGCGGGCGAGGGCTGACCGTGGCGCTTCCGGAGAAGCTGGACCGGCTCCTGCTCCGCGCCGAGGAGATCCGCCACACGCTGAACACGGCGGATGGCGGGCAGATCGGGGCGCTGACCAGGGAGCTTTCGGAGCTCGACCCGCTGGTGGAGAAGGTCACCGCCCTGCGGAATGCCGAGCGCGCCCGGGACGAGGCCGAGGCGCTGCTGGCCGATCCGGAGATGCGCGAACTGGCGGAGGTGGAGTACCAGGCGCAGAAGGAGGCCGTGCCCGCGCTGGAGCATGAGATCCGCCTCATGCTGCTGCCGAAGGACGCCGCCGACGAGCGTTCCGCCATCCTGGAGATCCGCCCCGCCGCGGGCGGGGACGAGGCGGGGCTCTTCGCCGCCGAGCTGTTCCGCGCCTATCAGCGCTATGCCGAGTCGCGCCGCTGGCGGTTCGAGGTGCTGGACTATGACGAGAACGAGCTAGGCGGCGTGAAGGGGGCCAGCGCCGAGATCGCGGGGCAGGGGGTCTTCGCCCGGCTGAAGTTCGAATCCGGCGTCCATCGCGTGCAGCGCGTGCCGGCCACGGAAACGCAGGGCCGCATCCATACCTCGACCGTCACGGTGGCCGTGCTGCCGGAGGCGGAGGAGGTGGATGTGCAGATCGACGAGAAGGACCTGCGGATCGACACCTACCGCGCCTCGGGCGCCGGCGGACAGCACGTGAACAAGACGGACAGCGCCGTCCGCATCACTCACCTGCCCACGGGCGTCGTGGTGGCGATGCAGGAGGAGCGCTCCCAGCACAAGAACCGCGCCAAGGCGATGAAGGTGCTGCGCGCCCGGCTGTACGATGCGCAGCGCACCAGCCTTGCCGCCACGCGCACCGATGCGCGCCGCGCCCAGGTCGGCACGGGCGACCGCAGCGAGCGCATCCGCACCTACAATTTCCCCCAGGGGCGGGTGACGGACCACCGGATCGGCCTGACCCTGCACAAGATCGACCGGGTGATGCTGGGCGAACTGGACGAGCTGATCGACGCCCTGACCGCCGAGGACCAGGCGGCCCGCCTGGCGGCCCAAGGGGAATAGGTGGGAGTAGGCGGAGCATGAGCGGGGCCTGCGCCGATCCGGAGGGCTCGGTCGGCGCCTTCCTGTGCCGGGCGGGGCAGCATCTGCGCGCCGCCGCCATCCCGCAGCCGCGGATGGAGGCGCGGATGCTGCTGTCTCATGCCATGGGGGTGACGCAGGAGGCCCTGCTGCGCGATCCGCGCGCCCCGGTGCCGGGGGCGGCCGCCGCGCATTTCGCGGAGATGCTCCGACGCCGCCTGGACGGGGCGCCGATGGCCTATCTCACCGGCAGCCAGGGCTTCTGGACGCTGGACCTCGCGACCTCGCCGGACACGCTGATCCCGCGCGCCGATACCGAGGCG from Roseomonas gilardii includes the following:
- the hisS gene encoding histidine--tRNA ligase, with amino-acid sequence MASQLQPARGTRDLIGEDFARHHHVIATARRVASLYGFEEWATPVFEDTRVFSRSLGETSDVVSKEMYTFPDRGGESLTLRPEGTAGVCRALVSNGLTQGNLPRKVFYAGPMFRYERPQKGRYRQFHQIGLEILGAAEPLSDAEAIACGWHIQQELGIAEGTVLEINTLGDAPSRDAHRAALVSYFTERKESLSADSLVRLEKNPLRILDSKDAGDKALVADAPSIHDHLTEAARAHYDAVRRYLDGFGVPYRVNPNIVRGLDYYSHTAFEFVTERLGAQGTVMAGGRYDGLVEEMGGPHTPSVGWAAGIERLSMLMEGAPEAPRPVAVIPVGEAAEAAAIAAVQSLRRSGLVAEIAYKGNTKRRMERANKLKARAAVLIGEEELARGVAQVKDLDAGTQREVPLDALAAALLEAGEG
- the prfA gene encoding peptide chain release factor 1; its protein translation is MALPEKLDRLLLRAEEIRHTLNTADGGQIGALTRELSELDPLVEKVTALRNAERARDEAEALLADPEMRELAEVEYQAQKEAVPALEHEIRLMLLPKDAADERSAILEIRPAAGGDEAGLFAAELFRAYQRYAESRRWRFEVLDYDENELGGVKGASAEIAGQGVFARLKFESGVHRVQRVPATETQGRIHTSTVTVAVLPEAEEVDVQIDEKDLRIDTYRASGAGGQHVNKTDSAVRITHLPTGVVVAMQEERSQHKNRAKAMKVLRARLYDAQRTSLAATRTDARRAQVGTGDRSERIRTYNFPQGRVTDHRIGLTLHKIDRVMLGELDELIDALTAEDQAARLAAQGE